In one Leptotrichia sp. OH3620_COT-345 genomic region, the following are encoded:
- a CDS encoding ABC transporter ATP-binding protein: protein MIADIFMENVEFSYNSNEEKLLSDINLNIKKGKFTGILGPNGCGKSTLLKIILKYLPSHEGIIKIENKKLKDYNQSELSKLLSFVPQKSSLSMPLTVEEVVYMGRVPYIKNKWSGFEKEDDEKVTEVIKKLDLEKFRKRNAFSLSGGEFQRVLLARALVQNTKIILLDEPTSALDMNYALEIMKITSQFVKKENITAVMVLHDLNLAALYCDNLIFLKKGKIMYKGTPKELFRPEIFQEIYGFGCKIIEHNGYPYVIPDKI, encoded by the coding sequence ATGATAGCGGATATTTTTATGGAAAATGTTGAATTCAGTTATAACAGTAATGAGGAAAAACTTTTAAGTGATATAAATCTAAATATCAAAAAAGGAAAATTTACAGGAATTTTAGGACCTAACGGTTGTGGGAAATCCACTCTTTTAAAAATAATATTAAAATATCTTCCTTCTCATGAAGGGATTATAAAAATTGAAAATAAGAAACTGAAGGATTACAATCAATCAGAACTCTCAAAACTGTTAAGTTTTGTGCCTCAAAAGTCATCACTTTCAATGCCTCTTACAGTGGAAGAAGTGGTTTATATGGGAAGAGTGCCTTATATAAAAAATAAATGGTCAGGATTTGAAAAGGAAGATGATGAAAAAGTTACTGAAGTTATAAAAAAGCTTGATCTCGAAAAATTCAGGAAAAGAAATGCTTTTTCCCTTTCAGGAGGTGAATTTCAGAGAGTTCTGTTAGCAAGAGCATTAGTTCAGAATACGAAAATTATACTTTTAGACGAACCGACATCCGCCCTTGATATGAATTATGCTCTTGAAATAATGAAAATTACTTCACAGTTTGTAAAAAAAGAAAATATAACGGCAGTAATGGTACTTCATGATTTGAATTTGGCAGCACTGTATTGTGATAATCTTATTTTCTTAAAGAAAGGAAAAATTATGTACAAAGGAACCCCAAAAGAACTTTTCAGACCTGAAATTTTTCAGGAAATATACGGATTTGGTTGTAAAATAATAGAGCATAACGGTTATCCCTATGTGATACCTGACAAAATATAA
- a CDS encoding TonB family protein: MKFYIISAALNAALLFIPIAVPVINNIKQDNVPIIIINLENSTFEKIKEGKTEESEKIEKRQEIKKNPEKYKGEKSIEKSVFQEKKDTEIKTLNSENKVKADENKFTKAEPLNSQSVPVLNTDSGKDASSKTESISSERKTGQNKQNQNIKKEPGGNVCRENIDYTVTYNPDLQYPMAAERLGIKKTVIVNVRINFNGNGSVSVIGASGGEGVFQSEAKKAAEKIRVKIKNPETLKCTVTKPFRFKSR, translated from the coding sequence ATGAAATTTTATATTATTTCAGCAGCTTTAAATGCTGCACTTTTGTTTATACCTATTGCTGTACCTGTGATAAATAACATTAAACAGGATAATGTACCAATTATAATCATAAATCTTGAAAACAGTACATTTGAAAAAATTAAAGAGGGAAAAACGGAAGAAAGTGAGAAGATTGAGAAAAGGCAGGAAATAAAAAAAAATCCTGAAAAATATAAAGGTGAAAAAAGTATAGAAAAATCTGTTTTTCAGGAAAAAAAAGATACTGAAATAAAAACTTTAAATTCGGAAAACAAAGTAAAAGCAGATGAAAACAAATTTACAAAGGCGGAACCGTTAAACAGTCAATCAGTACCGGTTCTAAATACAGACTCGGGGAAAGATGCTTCTTCAAAAACTGAAAGTATTTCCTCAGAGCGAAAAACTGGACAAAATAAACAAAATCAGAATATAAAAAAAGAGCCAGGAGGAAATGTATGTCGTGAAAATATAGATTATACAGTAACGTATAATCCTGATTTACAGTATCCTATGGCAGCTGAACGACTCGGAATAAAAAAGACCGTTATAGTAAATGTAAGGATTAATTTTAATGGAAATGGTTCAGTTTCAGTTATCGGTGCTTCAGGAGGAGAGGGAGTATTCCAGTCTGAAGCTAAAAAAGCTGCAGAAAAAATAAGAGTAAAAATAAAAAATCCTGAAACTTTAAAGTGTACTGTTACGAAACCGTTCAGATTCAAATCGAGATAG
- a CDS encoding flavodoxin family protein encodes MSTLVIYSTLTGNTRKIAEAIYEVISGEKKIADVKDIINIDKLEKYDKIIFGYWVDKGDADERIKKIMEKVKNKTVGAFGTLGAEPESEHAKKCMEKVKEFLEKNGNKVEREFICRGAIDPKLLDKFRKIGMSGHHASTPENERRWAEAAKHPDENDCENAKKIFKGF; translated from the coding sequence ATGAGTACATTAGTAATATATTCGACACTGACAGGAAATACACGGAAAATTGCTGAAGCAATATATGAAGTTATAAGCGGTGAAAAAAAAATAGCAGATGTAAAGGATATAATAAACATTGACAAACTTGAGAAATATGATAAAATAATATTCGGATACTGGGTAGATAAAGGTGATGCTGACGAAAGAATAAAGAAAATTATGGAAAAAGTAAAAAATAAAACTGTAGGAGCATTTGGTACATTGGGAGCCGAGCCTGAATCTGAACATGCAAAAAAATGTATGGAAAAAGTAAAGGAATTTTTGGAAAAAAATGGCAATAAAGTCGAGCGGGAATTTATATGTCGAGGAGCTATAGATCCTAAGCTTTTGGATAAATTCAGAAAAATCGGGATGTCAGGACATCATGCCTCTACACCTGAAAATGAAAGACGTTGGGCTGAAGCTGCAAAACATCCTGATGAAAATGACTGTGAAAATGCAAAGAAAATTTTTAAAGGATTTTAA
- a CDS encoding thiamine pyrophosphate-dependent dehydrogenase E1 component subunit alpha, whose product MKLSKNRLLNMYELMLDARNFDLKVNQLVKRGMVPGMTHLSVGEEAANIGALAALNPDDIITSNHRGHAQVIGKGIDLNGMMAEIMGKATGTCKGKGGSMHIADLENGNLGANGIVGGGHGIAVGAAYTQKVKNTGKIVVCFFGDGATNEGSFHEALNLASVWKVPVIFYSINNGYGISTSINKVMNIEHIYERAGSYGIPGYFIEDGNDVLAVYETFEKAVKYVREGKGPVLVESITYRWFGHSSSDPGKYRTKEEVDEWKKKDPNIKFKNYLIENKIATEEELEKMDEISKKKIEESVEFAKNSPEPTIESAYEDIFAD is encoded by the coding sequence ATGAAACTTTCTAAAAATAGATTGTTGAATATGTACGAATTAATGCTTGATGCAAGAAATTTTGATTTAAAAGTAAATCAGCTTGTAAAAAGAGGTATGGTGCCTGGTATGACACATTTGTCTGTAGGTGAAGAAGCTGCGAATATAGGAGCTTTAGCAGCTTTAAATCCTGATGACATTATTACTTCCAATCATAGAGGACATGCTCAGGTAATAGGAAAAGGTATAGATTTGAACGGTATGATGGCTGAAATAATGGGAAAAGCTACAGGGACTTGTAAAGGAAAAGGCGGATCAATGCACATTGCCGATCTTGAAAATGGAAATCTGGGGGCAAACGGAATTGTCGGAGGAGGACACGGAATAGCAGTCGGTGCGGCATATACTCAAAAAGTGAAAAATACGGGTAAAATTGTTGTCTGTTTTTTTGGAGACGGAGCCACAAATGAAGGGAGCTTTCATGAAGCGTTAAATCTGGCTTCAGTATGGAAAGTTCCGGTTATTTTTTATTCCATTAATAACGGATATGGAATAAGTACATCAATAAACAAGGTAATGAATATAGAACATATATATGAAAGGGCAGGTTCTTACGGAATACCCGGTTATTTCATAGAAGACGGAAATGATGTTCTTGCAGTTTATGAAACATTTGAAAAAGCTGTAAAATATGTAAGAGAAGGAAAAGGTCCGGTATTAGTGGAAAGTATAACTTACAGATGGTTCGGACATTCAAGCTCAGATCCCGGGAAATATAGAACAAAAGAAGAAGTTGATGAGTGGAAGAAAAAGGATCCTAATATAAAATTCAAAAATTATTTAATTGAAAATAAAATAGCTACTGAGGAAGAATTGGAAAAAATGGATGAAATTTCAAAGAAAAAAATAGAAGAATCAGTGGAATTTGCTAAAAATAGTCCTGAGCCTACGATAGAATCTGCATATGAAGATATTTTCGCCGATTAG
- a CDS encoding dihydrolipoamide acetyltransferase yields MENDKLRATPAAREAARRFGIDLFKIQGSGAKGRVHKEDVETFNYEKRIQISPLAAKIAEEYKIDLNNVTGSGHNGKIMRDDILKLIAKPKEKEELIRHEIPKTVEEKQVNESDIEMIPMSPMRKVISKRMSESYFTAPTFTLNYEVDMSEVKSLREKILGTILEKTGKKVTITDIISFAAVKTLMKYKYVNSSLSEDGSRIIFHNYVNLAIAVGLDDGLLVPVIKDADKMTLSELVIKSKEIVSKALEMKLSPAEQSGSTFTISNLGMYGVENFNPIINQPNSAILGVAATVDKPVAVNGEVVIRPIMTLSLTVDHRVIDGLAGAKFMQELKQLLENPISMLV; encoded by the coding sequence ATGGAAAATGATAAATTAAGAGCCACGCCCGCTGCAAGAGAAGCTGCAAGAAGATTTGGAATAGACCTTTTTAAGATACAGGGAAGCGGAGCGAAAGGCAGAGTCCATAAAGAGGATGTTGAAACTTTTAATTATGAAAAAAGAATTCAGATATCACCTCTGGCAGCTAAAATAGCCGAAGAATATAAAATAGATTTGAATAATGTAACAGGTAGCGGTCACAATGGGAAAATAATGAGAGATGATATACTGAAATTAATTGCAAAACCGAAAGAAAAAGAAGAACTTATAAGACATGAGATACCTAAGACTGTAGAAGAGAAACAGGTCAATGAAAGTGATATAGAAATGATACCTATGTCACCTATGAGAAAAGTAATTTCAAAAAGGATGTCGGAAAGTTATTTTACTGCTCCTACATTTACATTAAATTACGAAGTAGATATGTCTGAGGTAAAATCCCTGAGAGAAAAAATTTTAGGAACAATATTAGAGAAAACAGGGAAAAAAGTTACAATTACCGATATAATATCGTTTGCAGCAGTAAAAACGCTTATGAAATATAAATATGTAAATTCAAGTCTTTCAGAAGACGGAAGCCGGATTATTTTTCATAACTATGTAAATCTGGCAATAGCGGTAGGGTTGGATGACGGTCTTTTAGTACCTGTAATAAAAGATGCCGATAAAATGACTTTGAGCGAACTGGTTATAAAGTCAAAAGAAATAGTATCCAAAGCGCTGGAAATGAAACTTTCTCCTGCTGAGCAATCAGGAAGTACATTTACTATAAGTAATCTAGGAATGTACGGCGTGGAAAATTTCAATCCTATTATAAATCAGCCGAATTCGGCAATATTAGGAGTAGCGGCCACAGTAGACAAACCTGTTGCTGTAAACGGAGAAGTGGTTATAAGACCGATTATGACACTTAGTCTGACGGTAGACCATAGAGTAATAGATGGACTTGCAGGAGCAAAATTTATGCAAGAACTGAAACAATTATTAGAAAATCCTATATCAATGTTAGTATAA
- a CDS encoding HugZ family heme oxygenase, whose translation MKDRILNHMNEDHNEVLALYVQYFNKRNDVYEAKLIDVNEEEMILRVNGSEDVKVKFTKRTELKDMHMEMVKMAKIARKELGIPAPEKYKDKNHLKEEEFKIEISDFVREFRSVILGTVTSEGEPNVTYAPFLRFRGDNYIFISTTGDHFDNLKNNGKLEVLFIEDEVKTKEISVRTRVRYTAKAEFLERNAQFEEVMDEFQKNNNMMKMTRTMKDFYLVKLKFIKGRYVKGIGKAYDINENGDVTQLMRTHDYEGEHGDHGNPHGYK comes from the coding sequence ATGAAAGATAGAATTTTAAATCATATGAACGAGGATCATAACGAAGTATTGGCATTGTATGTACAGTATTTTAATAAAAGAAATGATGTATATGAAGCAAAACTTATAGATGTAAATGAAGAAGAAATGATACTTCGTGTAAATGGAAGCGAAGATGTGAAAGTAAAGTTTACGAAAAGAACAGAATTAAAAGATATGCATATGGAAATGGTAAAAATGGCTAAAATAGCAAGGAAAGAGCTGGGAATTCCCGCTCCTGAAAAATATAAAGATAAAAATCATCTTAAAGAAGAAGAATTTAAAATAGAAATAAGTGATTTTGTAAGGGAATTTAGATCAGTTATACTGGGAACAGTTACTTCCGAGGGCGAACCTAATGTCACTTATGCACCGTTTTTAAGATTTAGAGGAGACAACTATATATTTATAAGTACAACGGGAGATCATTTTGATAATCTTAAAAATAACGGTAAGTTGGAAGTTTTGTTCATTGAAGATGAAGTAAAGACAAAAGAAATTTCAGTAAGAACACGAGTAAGATATACTGCCAAAGCTGAATTTCTTGAAAGAAATGCACAATTTGAAGAAGTTATGGACGAATTCCAAAAAAATAACAATATGATGAAAATGACACGTACAATGAAAGATTTTTACTTAGTAAAATTAAAATTTATAAAAGGAAGATATGTTAAAGGGATTGGAAAAGCTTATGATATAAATGAAAACGGAGATGTAACACAGCTTATGAGAACTCATGACTATGAAGGGGAACATGGCGATCATGGGAATCCTCACGGATATAAATAG
- the rpsP gene encoding 30S ribosomal protein S16: MVKLRLTRLGRKKVPFYRIAAMEALTQRDGKAIAYLGTYNPLAQDDKQVVLKEEEILRFLSNGAQPTETVKSILTKAGIWEKFQATKKK, translated from the coding sequence ATGGTTAAATTAAGATTAACAAGATTGGGTAGAAAAAAGGTTCCTTTCTATAGAATAGCTGCAATGGAAGCATTGACACAAAGAGATGGTAAAGCAATAGCATATCTTGGAACTTACAATCCGTTGGCACAAGATGATAAACAGGTTGTATTAAAAGAGGAAGAAATATTGAGATTTTTATCTAACGGTGCTCAGCCTACAGAAACTGTGAAAAGCATTTTAACTAAAGCGGGAATTTGGGAAAAATTTCAGGCAACTAAAAAGAAATAA
- the lpdA gene encoding dihydrolipoyl dehydrogenase, whose protein sequence is MATEIIMPKAGIDMTEGQIIKWNKKEGEKVEAGEILLEIMTDKTSMELEAEESGYLIKILKNEGETVPVTQIIGYIGAEGEAIPEDTNAEESTPSVEKSESVQTEAKAEIEEKPKVAAQKGEDEFDIVVIGGGPAGYVAAIRAAQLGGKVAVVEKSELGGTCLNRGCIPTKTFLKNAEIIEGIEISAKRGIILENENFKIDMPKVVNLKNEIVKTLTNGVQGLLKSNEIKIFKGIGKINKDKDVVINGEKVLRTDKIILAGGSKVGTVNVPGIESKKVLTSDDILDLKEIPKSLVVIGGGVVGIELGQVYLSFGSKVTVVEMMDRIVPGVDREASETLRKALEKKGMKILTSSKINEIVDQGDKLVVKVEGKEDIVAEKALLSIGRVPDLEAVGEIELEMERGKIKVDKFMETSVKGIYAPGDINGIKMLAHAAFRMGEVAAENAILGNHREIKLETTPSAIYTIPEVGMVGLTEEQAKEKYDINVGKFAFVGNGRALASGDTTGFVKVIADKKYGEILGVHIVGQCAAEIINEASSLMAMEITVDEVIKTIHGHPTYSEALFEACADTLGEAVHLPKKK, encoded by the coding sequence ATGGCAACGGAAATTATAATGCCTAAGGCCGGTATAGATATGACGGAAGGGCAAATAATAAAGTGGAACAAAAAAGAAGGTGAAAAAGTTGAAGCCGGAGAAATATTACTTGAAATTATGACAGATAAGACAAGTATGGAACTGGAAGCGGAAGAATCGGGATATTTAATCAAAATATTGAAAAATGAAGGTGAAACGGTTCCTGTTACACAAATTATCGGATATATAGGAGCAGAAGGGGAAGCAATACCTGAAGATACAAATGCAGAAGAAAGTACTCCTTCAGTTGAAAAATCAGAATCCGTACAGACTGAAGCAAAAGCGGAGATAGAAGAAAAACCGAAAGTTGCAGCACAGAAAGGTGAAGATGAATTTGACATTGTAGTAATCGGAGGAGGACCTGCAGGATATGTCGCAGCAATAAGAGCGGCACAATTGGGAGGAAAAGTAGCAGTTGTTGAAAAAAGTGAGCTTGGAGGAACATGTCTGAACAGAGGATGTATACCTACAAAAACATTTTTAAAAAATGCTGAAATAATAGAAGGGATAGAAATATCCGCAAAAAGAGGTATAATTCTTGAAAATGAAAACTTCAAAATAGATATGCCGAAAGTGGTAAATCTGAAAAATGAAATTGTTAAAACTTTGACAAATGGAGTACAGGGTCTACTTAAAAGTAATGAAATAAAAATATTTAAAGGAATAGGAAAAATCAATAAAGATAAAGATGTAGTAATAAATGGCGAAAAAGTATTGAGAACTGATAAAATAATCCTTGCAGGAGGTTCAAAAGTAGGAACGGTAAATGTACCGGGGATAGAAAGTAAAAAAGTTCTTACAAGTGATGATATTCTTGATTTAAAGGAAATTCCAAAGTCCCTTGTAGTAATTGGAGGAGGAGTTGTAGGAATAGAACTGGGTCAGGTATACCTTTCATTTGGAAGTAAAGTGACAGTAGTGGAAATGATGGATAGAATAGTTCCCGGAGTAGATAGGGAAGCTTCTGAAACTCTAAGAAAAGCTTTAGAAAAAAAAGGAATGAAAATATTGACATCTTCAAAAATAAATGAAATTGTCGATCAGGGAGACAAATTAGTTGTTAAAGTTGAAGGAAAAGAAGATATAGTGGCTGAAAAAGCATTGCTTTCCATAGGAAGAGTTCCTGATTTGGAAGCAGTAGGTGAAATTGAACTTGAAATGGAACGTGGAAAAATTAAAGTTGATAAATTTATGGAAACAAGTGTAAAAGGAATATATGCTCCGGGAGATATAAACGGAATAAAAATGTTGGCTCATGCCGCATTTAGAATGGGAGAAGTTGCAGCTGAAAATGCAATACTTGGAAATCACAGAGAAATAAAACTTGAAACAACTCCGTCAGCAATTTATACAATTCCTGAAGTAGGAATGGTCGGATTGACTGAAGAACAGGCAAAAGAAAAATATGACATAAATGTAGGTAAGTTTGCTTTTGTTGGAAACGGAAGAGCGTTGGCTTCAGGAGATACTACAGGATTTGTCAAAGTAATTGCGGATAAAAAATATGGAGAAATATTAGGTGTTCACATTGTAGGTCAATGTGCTGCTGAAATTATAAACGAAGCTTCATCTTTAATGGCAATGGAAATTACTGTAGATGAAGTAATAAAGACAATACACGGACATCCTACATATTCAGAAGCATTGTTTGAAGCATGTGCCGATACTCTGGGAGAAGCTGTACATTTGCCTAAAAAGAAATAA
- a CDS encoding alpha-ketoacid dehydrogenase subunit beta, producing MSDKTKLMNVKEAIIAAMSEEMRRDENVFLMGEDVGIFGGDFGTSVGMLEEFGPERIRDTPISESAISGTAIGAAMTGLRPIVDVTFMDFIVYMMDNIVNQAAKTRYMFGGKGQVPVTFRCAAGSGVGSAAQHSQSLESWFCHIPGLKVVAPGTPADVKGLLKASIRDNNPVIFLEYKAQYNMKGEVPLDPDFIIPLGKGEIKKEGSDITIVTYGRMLERVMKAAEEVEKDGISVEVVDPRTLIPLDKELILNSVKKTGRVILVNDAHKTNGFIGEISAMISESDAFDFLDSPIVRLAAEDVPVPYNHTLETALLPNVEKIKNTIYKVMNKQ from the coding sequence ATGAGTGATAAAACAAAATTAATGAATGTAAAAGAAGCGATAATAGCAGCAATGTCCGAAGAAATGAGAAGAGATGAGAATGTATTTCTAATGGGAGAAGATGTAGGAATATTCGGAGGAGATTTCGGAACATCGGTAGGTATGCTTGAAGAATTTGGACCTGAAAGAATAAGAGATACTCCTATTTCTGAATCGGCAATATCGGGAACTGCCATAGGGGCTGCAATGACAGGATTAAGACCTATTGTTGATGTGACATTTATGGACTTTATAGTATATATGATGGATAATATAGTAAATCAGGCTGCAAAAACAAGGTATATGTTCGGAGGAAAAGGACAGGTACCTGTAACTTTCAGATGTGCGGCGGGATCGGGGGTAGGTTCGGCAGCACAGCATTCTCAGTCACTGGAATCATGGTTCTGTCACATTCCCGGATTAAAAGTTGTAGCACCGGGAACTCCGGCAGATGTAAAAGGACTATTGAAAGCATCAATAAGAGATAATAATCCTGTAATATTTCTCGAGTATAAAGCTCAGTATAATATGAAAGGGGAAGTGCCTTTGGATCCTGATTTTATTATTCCTTTAGGAAAAGGGGAAATAAAAAAAGAAGGAAGTGATATAACTATAGTTACATATGGAAGAATGCTGGAAAGAGTTATGAAAGCGGCTGAAGAAGTGGAAAAAGACGGAATAAGCGTCGAAGTTGTCGATCCAAGAACTCTTATACCTTTAGATAAAGAATTGATATTGAATTCTGTGAAAAAGACAGGAAGAGTAATTTTAGTTAATGATGCACATAAGACAAACGGATTTATTGGAGAAATATCTGCAATGATTTCAGAAAGTGATGCATTTGATTTTCTTGACAGTCCGATTGTAAGACTGGCGGCTGAAGATGTTCCTGTCCCTTATAACCACACGCTTGAAACAGCTTTATTGCCAAATGTGGAAAAAATAAAGAACACAATTTATAAAGTAATGAATAAACAATAA
- a CDS encoding ABC transporter substrate-binding protein, translating into MKFIKNRKVMKRIIFLLIFLIGIMSCSKKENSDKDSSEKHLKYERIVILDPAVIEMMYMLDSQDKIVGIAKLQQSKIWPEDKTEKLESIGTFSRPSIEKILSLKPDLVIVSAFHVPESIQNTLKNNNIEVKKVGANTIDEIFKNFQEIAKMLGKEKEAEKIIAEKKEKLENIKKIETKEQKGVFIISSSPMRLFGKGTLPDDIMKLLNIKNIADNMPGNSPILTSEYLIKENPDVVLTLLKNPEEIIQANPQIKDIDAIKNKKFIVLDSNQVLRGSPRTIDHIIEVYEKTNKN; encoded by the coding sequence ATGAAATTTATTAAAAACCGAAAAGTAATGAAAAGAATTATTTTTCTTTTAATTTTTTTAATAGGGATTATGTCATGTTCAAAAAAAGAAAATTCAGATAAAGACAGTTCCGAAAAACATTTGAAATATGAAAGAATAGTAATTTTGGATCCGGCGGTAATTGAAATGATGTATATGCTTGATTCACAAGATAAAATAGTAGGAATTGCAAAACTTCAGCAATCAAAAATATGGCCTGAAGATAAAACGGAAAAACTTGAAAGTATAGGGACATTTTCAAGGCCGTCAATAGAAAAAATACTTTCATTAAAGCCTGATTTAGTAATAGTTTCAGCATTTCATGTGCCTGAATCTATACAGAATACTTTAAAAAATAATAATATAGAAGTAAAAAAAGTGGGAGCAAATACAATAGATGAAATATTTAAAAATTTTCAGGAAATTGCAAAAATGCTTGGAAAAGAAAAGGAAGCTGAAAAAATAATTGCAGAGAAAAAAGAAAAACTTGAAAATATAAAAAAAATTGAAACAAAAGAACAGAAAGGAGTTTTTATTATTTCATCATCACCAATGAGATTATTTGGAAAAGGTACTTTACCGGATGATATTATGAAGCTGCTGAATATAAAAAATATAGCTGATAATATGCCGGGAAACAGTCCGATTTTAACCTCTGAATATTTAATAAAGGAAAATCCGGATGTAGTTCTGACTTTGCTGAAAAATCCTGAAGAAATAATACAGGCAAACCCTCAAATTAAAGATATTGATGCAATAAAAAATAAAAAGTTTATTGTATTGGATTCTAATCAGGTTTTGAGAGGATCTCCGAGAACAATAGATCACATTATTGAAGTTTATGAAAAAACAAATAAAAATTAA
- a CDS encoding coproporphyrinogen-III oxidase family protein, with protein sequence MFNERLKSHHDVGNIIGQHFGRMKRPVSSEEVEKILSKKAKEEIGGMYVHIPYCDKICSFCNLNRKQLDNDLEDYTAFLIGEFEKYGKTNYMQSKKLDVLFFGGGTPTILREHQLEKIFKSIRKNFRFTDNYEFTFETTLHNLTSKKIEILQENGVNRLSIGIQSFSPKGRDTLNRTYGKEETVKRLRKLKEIFNGLVCIDIIYNYPEQTVEEVTEDAAIIAELKIDSASFYSLMIQEGSKMSKDISDNTLQLNYKLETDKKLHDAFMEYLLSTGEYEILEYTKIVRKNRDKYKYIKHLNAGYDLLPIGIGAGGKLDNIDMFRMNYERQFFMMSSEEERKLKILSGLFQYPKVYFSDIKKYISEEVFKKIYELFKIYEEKKYLKLYDEHYEITPNGIFWGNNIDSEIIKLCLGGK encoded by the coding sequence ATGTTTAATGAACGTCTTAAATCACACCATGATGTCGGAAATATTATAGGACAGCATTTTGGAAGAATGAAAAGACCCGTTTCATCTGAAGAGGTGGAAAAAATACTGTCAAAAAAAGCAAAAGAAGAAATAGGAGGAATGTATGTTCATATTCCTTATTGTGATAAAATATGCTCTTTCTGTAATCTAAACAGGAAACAGTTGGATAATGATTTGGAAGATTATACAGCTTTTCTGATTGGAGAATTTGAAAAATACGGTAAAACAAACTATATGCAAAGTAAAAAACTGGATGTACTGTTTTTTGGCGGAGGGACTCCGACGATATTGCGAGAACACCAGCTTGAAAAAATATTTAAATCTATAAGAAAAAATTTCAGGTTTACTGACAATTATGAATTTACTTTTGAAACAACATTACATAATTTAACATCGAAAAAAATAGAGATTTTACAGGAAAATGGAGTAAATAGACTAAGTATAGGTATTCAGTCATTTTCTCCGAAAGGAAGAGATACCTTAAACAGGACATATGGAAAAGAAGAAACTGTAAAAAGGCTGAGAAAATTAAAGGAAATATTTAACGGACTTGTATGTATAGATATAATTTATAATTACCCTGAACAAACAGTAGAAGAAGTGACTGAAGATGCGGCTATTATTGCAGAGTTGAAAATAGACAGCGCGAGTTTTTATTCTTTGATGATTCAGGAAGGTTCAAAAATGTCGAAAGATATAAGTGACAATACATTACAGTTGAATTACAAGTTGGAAACTGATAAAAAACTTCACGATGCATTTATGGAATATCTTCTTTCAACAGGCGAATATGAAATACTTGAATATACGAAAATTGTAAGAAAAAATAGAGATAAATATAAATATATAAAACATCTGAATGCAGGCTATGATTTACTTCCGATAGGAATAGGTGCCGGAGGAAAACTGGATAATATAGATATGTTCAGAATGAATTATGAAAGACAGTTTTTTATGATGAGCAGTGAAGAAGAAAGAAAGTTGAAAATATTAAGCGGACTGTTCCAATATCCGAAAGTTTATTTTTCAGATATTAAAAAATATATTTCTGAAGAGGTATTTAAAAAAATATATGAATTATTTAAGATTTACGAAGAGAAAAAATATTTAAAGCTGTATGATGAACATTATGAAATAACTCCTAACGGAATATTTTGGGGAAACAATATAGACAGTGAAATAATAAAATTATGTCTGGGAGGTAAGTAA